A single genomic interval of Mycolicibacterium sp. MU0053 harbors:
- the eccE gene encoding type VII secretion protein EccE yields MRIAWPGAGRLTLVLLAVVPAAMAYPWQTVTGQWALGIAVAVAIILLGQWRGMFFTTMIRRRIALLGSRESRGGARHLVQRTGADAQTTVVLRVLPESDGELPLDVIAGYLDRYGLRCEAARITSRKTAAGPTTWIGLTMSAATNLAELQARSARIPLRDTAEVALRRLADHLRELGWAVTTSEVDVPDILGPQAKAKWRAVEDGPKSFVAAYALRVDDALPETLAKLWAHSSPEVWTALQITPDGKVAAACAIRTDEMPGRAAPLPELTSLRGYQWEALDAMSPTATDRLPGATATTADLASLRWPMRGTAVKT; encoded by the coding sequence GTGAGGATTGCTTGGCCGGGGGCCGGTCGGCTCACCCTGGTGCTGTTGGCGGTTGTGCCCGCCGCGATGGCCTACCCCTGGCAGACCGTGACCGGACAATGGGCCCTCGGCATCGCCGTTGCGGTCGCGATCATTCTGCTCGGCCAGTGGCGGGGGATGTTCTTCACCACCATGATCCGGCGCCGCATCGCCCTGCTGGGCTCGCGCGAGTCCCGCGGGGGCGCACGCCATCTGGTGCAGCGCACCGGCGCCGACGCCCAGACCACCGTGGTACTGCGGGTGCTGCCGGAAAGTGACGGCGAGTTGCCGCTGGACGTGATCGCCGGCTACCTGGACCGGTACGGCCTGCGCTGCGAGGCGGCCCGGATCACCAGCCGAAAGACCGCCGCCGGGCCCACGACCTGGATCGGGCTGACCATGTCGGCGGCGACGAATCTCGCCGAACTGCAGGCTCGGTCCGCGCGGATCCCGTTGCGCGACACCGCCGAAGTCGCGTTGCGGCGGCTGGCTGATCACCTGCGGGAGCTCGGTTGGGCGGTGACCACCTCCGAGGTCGATGTGCCGGACATCCTGGGCCCGCAGGCCAAGGCGAAGTGGCGTGCCGTCGAAGACGGACCGAAGAGCTTTGTCGCCGCCTATGCGCTGCGGGTCGACGACGCGCTGCCGGAGACGCTGGCCAAGCTGTGGGCGCACTCCTCGCCGGAGGTGTGGACCGCCCTGCAGATCACCCCGGACGGCAAGGTGGCCGCCGCCTGCGCGATCCGCACCGACGAGATGCCGGGGCGGGCCGCACCACTGCCGGAACTGACCTCGCTGCGGGGTTATCAATGGGAGGCGCTGGACGCCATGTCGCCGACCGCCACCGATCGGCTTCCCGGGGCCACTGCCACCACCGCGGACCTGGCCTCGCTGCGCTGGCCGATGCGCGGGACCGCCGTCAAAACATAA